The segment CACCGCCAAATCCTTGTCCGAAACTGGAAAACGGTAATGCAAACAATATGATAAGTAAGATCCGCATAAGCGGCTCAAAGTTACTCTTCCAAGATGGCTTTGAAGTCGGCCTGTACAACTTCTTTTGTGTCTGTTCGATGAACGAATGCAACCACCTTACAGTTCTTGGCAACCCATTCAGGATTCAGCTCTAAAGAATAATTTACGGTGAAGACACTTCCGGCAGCCAGATTTCCAGTACCGATTTGATCTCCCCACGGTCCGTTAAAATTGGTTCGCAGCACATGCATGTGAACATAATCGGGCAGACTTTCATCCTCTAAAGCAGGATCATAATCTTTTTGCCAATCTATCACGCTGTCCTCAGTTAGGCAAACAATAATGTTGTAAGGCCCGCTATTAAGGTCATTGAAGATGGAAACTTCGATGCTGGTATTCAACGTTCGTGAAGTTGGGTCATACGTGTTGTCTAAGGTCAAAGAAGCGTCTGGATCAAGTTCCAATAGATTGGCTACTTCGGCTGTCCAAGCAGTGTAGGTGTAAGGGTAACTCCCATCGTGAGGCCTTCGGTTGATCAAGCCATTCGGTAAACCTTGTGCATCAGAACCGAAGGTGGTGTTCCAAGCATTGCCGGCAGGCGTTCTAAAATCAGTGGCGTAGCTTCCATCAGGATTGTTCTGCACCGCGGCAAAAAAACCAACATGCACGGCCATTGGAATAACTCGCGAACCATAGGTCAGTTGTAGGTCATGAAGAACTTCTGCTGCTCGCGGACAGTTTCCACACGTATGGCCAGTATAATCTTCCACAAGCACGTTTCGCTGACCAGCATAGATGCAGGCGCAGTTGTTTGCTGTGGCAGATGGGTTATAGTTGAGGGCGCTTTGATCGGTGCACCCGAGCGTTACAGTTGTGTCATATTCACATTTCCCTTGACATGGACCATCAGCATGCGTAGCATCCGGGTTGTAATTGGTTGCGTTTGGGTCAATACATCCGTAATGTGGTGGACTTATCGCGTCACATCCGTGAAACAAA is part of the Flavobacteriales bacterium genome and harbors:
- a CDS encoding Omp28-related outer membrane protein, with amino-acid sequence MSSRQILLLALVSIVTVLFHGCDAISPPHYGCIDPNATNYNPDATHADGPCQGKCEYDTTVTLGCTDQSALNYNPSATANNCACIYAGQRNVLVEDYTGHTCGNCPRAAEVLHDLQLTYGSRVIPMAVHVGFFAAVQNNPDGSYATDFRTPAGNAWNTTFGSDAQGLPNGLINRRPHDGSYPYTYTAWTAEVANLLELDPDASLTLDNTYDPTSRTLNTSIEVSIFNDLNSGPYNIIVCLTEDSVIDWQKDYDPALEDESLPDYVHMHVLRTNFNGPWGDQIGTGNLAAGSVFTVNYSLELNPEWVAKNCKVVAFVHRTDTKEVVQADFKAILEE